The Leucothrix mucor DSM 2157 DNA window GATTATGGAATTGCTGAATCGATTAAATACCGAGCGTGGGATCACCGTCATGATGGTGACCCACGAGCCGGATATGGCGGAATTCGCCAAGCGCATCATTCACTTTGTGGATGGTAAGGTCGATAGCGACAAACGGCTACGGGAGATTTAACCATGTTATGGAATAGCTTTTTACTGGCCTTTGGCGAAATCAGACGGAATTTACTGCGCTCATTTTTAACCATTATTGGCATCGTAATTGGAGTGTCGGCGGTGATTACCATGGTCACCGTGGGTAATGGGGCCACACAGGCGGTTAAGAATCAGGTCGCGAGCTTAGGGAGCAACTTGCTGATGCTGCGCCCCGGTCAAAGTCGTCGAGGCCCAGGTAGTGGTCGCAGCAGTTCGCCATCATTTACGGTAACGGACTCGGAAGCGATTAGCGAGTTGATCACCGGGCTCTCCGCCGTTGCGCCCCAGGTCTCTACCAGTGCGACAGTGGTTGCGGGGGCCAATAACTGGTCCACCAGCATTGTGGGCGCCACCAATGATTACTTTGTGGCTGGCAGCTGGACTTTAGCCAGTGGCCGCCAATTTACCGACGAGGAAGTGAGTACCGGTGCGTCGGTCTGCATGTTGGGCGAGACGATTCGTCGCGAGCTGTATGGCACCTCGCAGCCACTGGGCGAAAGCCTGCGGGTAAAGAACTTTACCTGTGAAATTATTGGCTGGCTGGACAGCAAAGGGCAATCTTCCATGGGCGGTGATCAGGATGATACCGTCGTCATGCCACTGAGAACGGTGCAACGTCGGTTGACCGGAAGTCAGGACGTTAGCTCTATTCAAATCTCGGTGACTGAAGAGGACGATATCAGCCGAGTTCAAAGCGAACTGACCTCACTCATGCGTGAGCGCAGACGCTTAACCAACGAGGAAGAAGACAATTTTAATGTGCTCGATACGCGGCAAATTGCCGATGCCATGTCGGGGACGACCGAAGTGATGACCATGCTGCTGGCGGCAGTGGCCTCGGTGAGCTTGCTGGTAGGCGGTATCGGGATTATGAATATTATGCTGGTCTCGGTGACCGAGCGGATTCGTGAGATTGGTATTCGTTTGGCGATTGGCGCGCTGGAGCGGGAAGTGCTGTTGCAGTTTTTGATTGAGGCCGTGGCGCTATCGACCTTGGGCGGTGTGATCGGGATTATTCTGGCGACGATTGCCTCTATCGTACTGTCGAATGTGATGGGCTTGCCTTATGAGTTTAATCTGCAAATTAACCTGCTGTCGTTTATATTTTCGGCGGGCATTGGGGTGGTCTTTGGGTATGTACCGGCGAGTAGGGCGGCACGCTTAGATCCGATTGAGGCGTTGCGGCATGAGTAATTAAAAGCCCCAATTTCTTATGAAATTGGGGCTTTTTTGACTGAGTTGCTTATCGAACTTCGTTGATATAGTGATAATTATCAGATAATGCACGATGGCTGGCAGTCAGTAATGCTTGGTTTTTACTATCAAAACAAATGTCGTTGATAACCAATACTGCGGTCGGTATGTCTGCATCGCTTAGGTTCAATAAGGCGATGTCTTCTGTGTTGGCAATGTCCGCTTTTAATGTTTCGCGTACTGCGCTAATGCGTAAACGATATTCGTCACGTAAGTTGTTCAATAGTAAGGCTGGAACCTCATCTGGCGTAGTTGGAAAATTCGGAACAAGGTGTTCGGGGATAGCGATATGGTCAATCATAACGGGTGAATGGTTGTGTAAGCGCACCCGAAGCAAGGAAATAACATTGCTTTTCTCATCGAGACGCAAGTGGTGCCTCTCGTCATCTGTTGCTGGCCGTACTTCTACGGATTTAGTAATGGTCTGGGTGTTGATTAATTCGTTGTTGATATTATGCAGTCGGTAGTATTTGTAAAAACGATCGAGTGTGTGGAGGGGGGTGCGGCCTGTCACAACAGTACCAATGCGAGGCTTTCGTAGCAGTACACCTTGCTTCGTGAGGATCTGTAAGGCCTGACGAGCCGTTCCATAAGAAACACCCAACTGTCGAGCTAGTTCTGTCTCTGCGGGAAGAATATGCCCCTCAGGCCACGTGCCATCTAGGATAAGCTGCATTACCCGATCCTTAACCTGTTCGTACAATGGCGTTGTAGCTAATGTGCGTCCAATGCTGTCACTCATCTTAAGACCTACCTTTGATATCATATTTTTTAAACATCCTCGTTTAATTATATAGTTAATTTTAAAAATGTGTCGTAACAATATTTGTTACATTTCAAAAAATGAAAAATAAAAAATATTAATCATTATAAATCAATAGTTTATTTTGTATTTTTCTGTGTATCAAAAAATATGGCTTGCAAAAAACATGATATTTCATTCTTATATAGGAATGAAAAGACTAAACATAAATCTTGATGAAGATGCTTTGCTGAACATGCTAAGTGAGCTTGTTGCGTTAGATAGTTCTTTTCCTCCGGGATCGAGTTATCCAGAAATGGCGACACTGCTTGAACAGATGACAGCGCAATTTGGTGGAACTCAAACCCGAGTTGATGTTCCTGAAGCCTTGTGGAAAGTACCCGGCAGCCATGGTGCGCGAACGAATTTAATTGTGCGTCCAGATTTAGCCCCGGCGGGCTCCCCTGAAGTCACTATTTACTTCCATGTGGACACCGCACCTGTTGGCGATGGTTGGACAAAACCCGCTTTTCAAATGACGTGCGAAGGTAACAAAGTATATGCACGCGGTGCTGCCGATATGAAAGGTGCAATCGCAGCAGCTTTAGCAGGTCTTGAAGCATTACGTGCAGCGGGTCATTCATTTAAATATCAACCGGTACTGGCATTTTGCACTGACGAAGAAGGCGGTGTTTATCCGGGGATTCGCTACCTAGCCGAACAAAATCTTGTCAGTGATACCATTATCAACCTAAACGGCTCTGCGACCCCGCGTATATGGGCTGGTAGCTTTGGATCCTTAGACTTCTCATTTGAATTTGAAGGTAAAGCGGCGCACTCAGGTCGCCCCGAACTAGGCATCAATGCTATTGAACAAGCTTTACCCGTCTTGAATGCCCTCACGAAGCTGAAATCGACCGTCGAACAACGCACGTCTGCTATGCCAGCGCCGCCGGGAGCAACCGAGCCGTTGCATGCTTTGCTCAATATCACAGCCATTCATGGCGGAGAGAAAGGATCTGCACTTCCCGGTACTTGTCAGGTAGTCATCAATCGGCGCTATGCACCGGAAGAAAATGTCATAGCCGTTCGCTCGGAGATAGAAGCTTGCGTAGCGGCTGCGGTTAAGGATTCAAATCTTATTGGGTGGACTATGTCTGAAGTAGGGCATTTACCTCCTGTAGAAAACACACAGGGTGTCCTGTCCCCCCGTTGGACTGCGGCCATGTCTGCTGGTTATAACGTGCCACTGGATGAGTTCGTGGCGTTTGGATCAACAACATCATCAGACTTCGGTTGGATACAGCAAGCGGGTGGTAAGTATCGTGAAATCATGCTGGGTGGTCTATCGCGACCAGACCGCAATGTTCATGCTGCTGATGAGTTTACGACGAAAGAAGACCTACTGGGTTTAGCACTATCGATCGCATTGTTTTTCAGTGCGGATTTTGGTTAAAAATCAATGAAATAAGACCAACTTTGACAGATCAGGAGCATCAAAAGCCATGAAACATCAACTAAATAGACGACAAATGCTTAAACTATCAGCGGCTAGCGCAGCTGTTGCTTTAACTTGCGGCATATCGGGTGTATCAGTAGCAGCAATGAGAGCGGATAACACACTGAGATTAAGTGTGAATATTACCCCTGGGGTTTTGAACCCGATGTTGGCGCGTGCAGCCGCAGAATATATGATGTCTGAAATGCTTTATTCTGGCCTGACATCACTAGGCACTGATATGACGGCACAGCCAGATTTGGCAACAGACTGGTCATCTAATGATGATGCGACGCAATGGCGTTTTACCTTGCGCCAAGGTGTAAAATTCTCCAACGGTCAAGCATTGACATCAAAAGATGTGGTTGCCTCACTTCAGAAACTACTTGATCCAAAAACCGGTGCACCCGGTCGACGTAACCTTGGACCTATCAAGCTAGTCGAGGCGGACGGCGATTACACCGTGATTATCACCACTGAAACGCCTTTTGCTGACTTACCTGTTGCGCTGACTTACCCAACGGCCAAGGTGGTTCCTGCTGACATTATCGCAACGGATTTTGACAGCCTTGCGCAAGTA harbors:
- a CDS encoding ABC transporter permease gives rise to the protein MLWNSFLLAFGEIRRNLLRSFLTIIGIVIGVSAVITMVTVGNGATQAVKNQVASLGSNLLMLRPGQSRRGPGSGRSSSPSFTVTDSEAISELITGLSAVAPQVSTSATVVAGANNWSTSIVGATNDYFVAGSWTLASGRQFTDEEVSTGASVCMLGETIRRELYGTSQPLGESLRVKNFTCEIIGWLDSKGQSSMGGDQDDTVVMPLRTVQRRLTGSQDVSSIQISVTEEDDISRVQSELTSLMRERRRLTNEEEDNFNVLDTRQIADAMSGTTEVMTMLLAAVASVSLLVGGIGIMNIMLVSVTERIREIGIRLAIGALEREVLLQFLIEAVALSTLGGVIGIILATIASIVLSNVMGLPYEFNLQINLLSFIFSAGIGVVFGYVPASRAARLDPIEALRHE
- a CDS encoding GntR family transcriptional regulator, with the translated sequence MSDSIGRTLATTPLYEQVKDRVMQLILDGTWPEGHILPAETELARQLGVSYGTARQALQILTKQGVLLRKPRIGTVVTGRTPLHTLDRFYKYYRLHNINNELINTQTITKSVEVRPATDDERHHLRLDEKSNVISLLRVRLHNHSPVMIDHIAIPEHLVPNFPTTPDEVPALLLNNLRDEYRLRISAVRETLKADIANTEDIALLNLSDADIPTAVLVINDICFDSKNQALLTASHRALSDNYHYINEVR
- a CDS encoding M20 family metallopeptidase, translating into MATLLEQMTAQFGGTQTRVDVPEALWKVPGSHGARTNLIVRPDLAPAGSPEVTIYFHVDTAPVGDGWTKPAFQMTCEGNKVYARGAADMKGAIAAALAGLEALRAAGHSFKYQPVLAFCTDEEGGVYPGIRYLAEQNLVSDTIINLNGSATPRIWAGSFGSLDFSFEFEGKAAHSGRPELGINAIEQALPVLNALTKLKSTVEQRTSAMPAPPGATEPLHALLNITAIHGGEKGSALPGTCQVVINRRYAPEENVIAVRSEIEACVAAAVKDSNLIGWTMSEVGHLPPVENTQGVLSPRWTAAMSAGYNVPLDEFVAFGSTTSSDFGWIQQAGGKYREIMLGGLSRPDRNVHAADEFTTKEDLLGLALSIALFFSADFG